One window of Halorussus sp. MSC15.2 genomic DNA carries:
- a CDS encoding thiamine ABC transporter substrate binding subunit has translation MTDQRPSDAPTSDRPGPMSRRGVLGGTAAAVTAVAGSGCLGGALRSSPDTLRVGTYKSFVDAPSTSAGAWVKKEFERRHDATLKWVVNENEFTSFVQRRKEGVDLGADAYVGVTPEDLVRANGTLDDPLFASFDTGSVRNAENIADEYHFDPERRVLPTGASYVCLVYDERKVSAPPTLDALTGDSYRDSLLLANPRNTTTGLLFLLWTIKQKGSDSYLDYWKKLMDNDVRVLGSWSDAYAAYSNGEAPMVVSYSTDQVYAANNDADMRRHQIGFPNDQGYAYVDGVGKFATTDRDGLVRTFAEFLLDPEVQRKTAVKNVGIPTVENASLPEEFRQYAHVPDEPVQFSYDVLAEHVDEWRDTWAREVASR, from the coding sequence ATGACCGACCAACGACCGTCCGACGCACCGACGAGCGACCGACCCGGACCGATGAGTCGGCGGGGCGTCCTCGGGGGTACTGCGGCCGCGGTCACCGCCGTCGCCGGGAGCGGTTGCCTCGGCGGCGCGCTCCGCTCCTCGCCGGACACGCTCCGCGTCGGGACGTACAAGTCGTTCGTGGACGCGCCGAGCACGAGCGCCGGGGCGTGGGTGAAGAAAGAGTTCGAGCGTCGTCACGACGCGACGCTGAAGTGGGTCGTCAACGAGAACGAGTTCACGAGTTTCGTCCAGCGACGCAAGGAGGGCGTGGACCTCGGGGCCGACGCGTACGTCGGCGTCACTCCCGAGGACCTCGTCCGGGCGAACGGGACACTGGACGACCCACTGTTCGCGTCGTTCGACACCGGGAGCGTTCGGAACGCCGAGAACATCGCCGACGAGTACCACTTCGACCCCGAGCGGCGGGTTCTGCCGACGGGCGCGTCGTACGTCTGTCTGGTCTACGACGAGCGGAAGGTCTCGGCCCCGCCGACGCTCGACGCCCTGACCGGTGACTCGTACCGGGACTCGCTGTTGCTGGCGAACCCGCGGAACACGACGACCGGCCTGCTGTTCCTGCTCTGGACTATCAAACAGAAGGGCAGTGACTCCTACCTCGACTACTGGAAGAAGCTGATGGACAACGACGTTCGGGTGCTGGGGTCGTGGAGCGACGCGTACGCCGCCTACTCGAACGGCGAGGCCCCGATGGTGGTCTCGTACTCGACCGACCAAGTGTACGCCGCCAACAACGACGCCGACATGCGTCGCCACCAGATAGGCTTCCCGAACGACCAAGGGTACGCCTACGTGGACGGCGTGGGGAAGTTCGCGACCACGGACCGCGACGGACTGGTCCGGACGTTCGCGGAGTTCCTGCTCGACCCCGAGGTCCAGCGGAAGACCGCGGTGAAGAACGTCGGTATCCCCACGGTCGAGAACGCGTCGCTCCCCGAGGAGTTCCGACAGTACGCCCACGTCCCCGACGAACCGGTCCAGTTCAGTTACGACGTGTTGGCCGAACACGTGGACGAGTGGCGCGACACGTGGGCGAGAGAGGTGGCGAGTCGATAA
- a CDS encoding thiamine-binding protein: MTVTAMLTVAPLDDSDADFDAEIAAAIDALERFDVRYETHPMETTIEADDLGEVFAAAQAATEAIDASRTLTNLKIDHFREEDLAAEEKVERVETHLGRDARSDR; this comes from the coding sequence ATGACCGTGACCGCGATGTTGACTGTCGCACCGCTGGACGACTCGGACGCCGACTTCGACGCCGAAATCGCGGCGGCCATCGACGCGCTGGAACGCTTCGACGTTCGCTACGAGACGCACCCGATGGAGACGACTATCGAGGCCGACGACCTCGGCGAGGTGTTCGCCGCGGCGCAGGCGGCGACCGAGGCTATCGACGCCTCCCGGACGCTGACGAACCTGAAAATCGACCACTTCCGCGAGGAGGACCTCGCGGCGGAGGAGAAGGTCGAGCGCGTCGAGACGCATCTCGGACGAGACGCCCGGAGCGACCGATGA
- a CDS encoding SAM-dependent methyltransferase: MSHKDHYYNKSKQEGYRSRAAYKLQQIDREENLLHEGKTVVDLGAAPGGWLQVAAEEVGEGGTVIGVDLQRIDSIDGVETVRGDMTEESTKEEVRDLAGDSVDVVLSDMAPNMTGEYSVDHARSVHLARQAFETALDVLDSGGDFAVKVFEGQDLDDFRSDLEPEFQYVRTLRPDASRDSSSEVYLVGKGRMTAPVEAGDVVEVEIVDEGSEGDGVAKVEEYTLFVSGTEQGETVEVEVTEVKPRFGFAEPV, translated from the coding sequence ATGAGTCACAAAGACCACTACTACAATAAATCGAAGCAGGAGGGCTACCGCTCTCGGGCCGCGTACAAACTCCAGCAGATAGACCGCGAGGAGAACCTGCTCCACGAGGGCAAGACCGTCGTGGACCTCGGGGCGGCCCCCGGCGGATGGCTTCAGGTCGCCGCCGAGGAGGTCGGCGAGGGGGGCACCGTCATCGGCGTTGACCTCCAGCGCATCGACTCCATCGACGGCGTCGAGACGGTTCGGGGCGACATGACCGAGGAGTCCACGAAGGAGGAGGTCCGGGACCTCGCCGGCGACTCGGTGGACGTCGTCCTCTCGGACATGGCTCCGAACATGACCGGCGAGTACAGCGTGGACCACGCCCGGTCGGTCCACCTCGCCCGGCAGGCGTTCGAGACGGCGCTGGACGTACTGGACTCCGGGGGCGACTTCGCGGTCAAGGTGTTCGAGGGACAGGACTTGGACGACTTCCGGTCGGACCTCGAACCCGAGTTCCAGTACGTCCGGACGCTCCGGCCCGACGCCTCGCGGGACTCCTCCTCGGAAGTCTACCTCGTCGGCAAGGGTCGGATGACCGCGCCCGTCGAGGCGGGCGACGTGGTGGAGGTCGAAATCGTGGATGAGGGGTCGGAGGGCGACGGCGTGGCCAAAGTCGAGGAGTACACGCTGTTCGTTTCCGGGACCGAGCAGGGCGAGACGGTCGAGGTGGAGGTCACCGAAGTCAAGCCCCGGTTCGGGTTCGCCGAACCGGTCTGA